A single region of the Fimbriimonadaceae bacterium genome encodes:
- a CDS encoding BamA/TamA family outer membrane protein, whose translation MTSNGSARAISVSLLLVTLPSAFAQSEATITKDYAFTQNSRVAQANNVITQIEIKGLVNVNQEIIEATMRTKVSQPYIVSQLEADKRAIEDLGFFQAVDVRAREQGDGSWIVTVEVIEYPKIKEIRVVGNKAVSTEEILKVLETAPALPVIPGNLFNLKSVRACSEGIRNLYAKKGFFGQVDVFGPLSEAPEVINVQIIELTVNSVSVQNATRTKPSVLNKLIRTRPNEPFNANKWRSDLLRLYNTQWFEKVDSLERATDDIGRVDLIADVKEQRTGIINFGLQLDPRNNIAGFGRYTDTNFKGSGQTVGISLLHGSTGGASVDLDYANPFIDNRETNFSASVYSRVLFRFSGVGFGGNDTPTEDNRFYERRTGTTIAITRPIKSGGTSYFSTAFRFENVVSNNLDDLNQNTGFIQQDGDVASIIFAVTRNRRDTDIEPSQGDYLRVSLEPLYSNITKIGGDALNDNILGSNFSFKTSLEYRKYWSPQPARTKLDDPRRVVAFRARLGAISGEVPFFEQFFAGGADSLRGYPDDRFWGKYFANATVEYRHPIQKAFNAILFVDYGSVWGGYGSVNDFTQTKRPDFQLGYGIGFSFRSPLGPIRLDFGFRQGGGSRTHFQIGTSF comes from the coding sequence ATGACTAGCAACGGATCAGCCCGAGCCATCAGCGTTTCTCTACTTCTGGTGACGCTACCTTCGGCCTTTGCGCAGAGCGAAGCCACAATCACCAAGGATTATGCGTTCACGCAAAACTCACGGGTTGCGCAAGCCAACAACGTGATCACCCAGATTGAGATCAAGGGTTTGGTCAACGTTAATCAAGAGATCATCGAAGCCACGATGCGCACGAAGGTGAGTCAGCCTTACATCGTCTCGCAGCTTGAAGCCGACAAGCGAGCGATTGAGGACCTGGGCTTCTTCCAAGCCGTTGACGTTCGCGCACGTGAGCAGGGCGACGGCTCTTGGATCGTCACCGTCGAAGTCATCGAATACCCAAAGATCAAAGAGATTAGGGTCGTCGGAAACAAAGCGGTCAGCACCGAAGAGATTCTCAAAGTCCTCGAAACCGCGCCCGCCCTTCCCGTCATTCCCGGAAACCTTTTCAACTTAAAATCGGTACGCGCCTGCTCAGAAGGCATCCGCAATCTGTACGCCAAGAAAGGCTTCTTTGGACAAGTTGACGTCTTTGGGCCGCTCTCTGAAGCCCCCGAAGTCATCAACGTCCAGATCATCGAATTGACGGTCAACAGCGTATCCGTACAAAACGCAACTCGCACAAAGCCAAGCGTTCTCAACAAGCTCATTCGCACCCGACCCAACGAACCGTTCAACGCCAACAAGTGGCGAAGCGACCTCCTCCGGCTCTACAACACGCAGTGGTTCGAGAAAGTAGACAGCCTTGAGAGAGCGACCGACGATATCGGCCGCGTGGACCTTATCGCCGATGTCAAAGAGCAGCGAACCGGAATCATCAACTTTGGTCTTCAGCTCGACCCCAGAAACAACATCGCAGGGTTTGGACGCTACACCGATACAAACTTCAAAGGTTCGGGCCAAACCGTAGGCATCAGCCTGCTCCACGGATCAACCGGCGGAGCCAGCGTTGACCTCGACTACGCTAATCCGTTCATCGACAATCGTGAAACGAACTTCTCGGCCTCGGTCTATAGCCGCGTTCTCTTCCGATTCTCCGGTGTCGGCTTTGGTGGAAACGACACGCCCACAGAAGACAACCGATTCTACGAGAGACGCACCGGAACGACGATTGCGATCACCCGCCCGATCAAGTCTGGCGGAACATCATACTTCTCGACCGCTTTCCGGTTTGAGAACGTTGTTTCGAACAACCTCGACGACCTCAACCAAAACACAGGATTCATCCAACAGGACGGAGACGTCGCCTCCATCATCTTTGCCGTGACGCGTAACCGTCGAGACACCGATATTGAGCCCTCACAGGGCGACTATCTCCGGGTCTCGCTGGAGCCGCTCTACAGCAACATCACAAAGATTGGGGGCGATGCATTGAACGACAACATCCTCGGCTCCAACTTCTCGTTCAAGACAAGCTTGGAATACCGAAAATACTGGTCGCCGCAGCCAGCAAGAACGAAGCTGGACGATCCTCGCAGAGTCGTTGCCTTCCGAGCCCGTCTCGGAGCCATCAGCGGTGAAGTGCCGTTCTTCGAGCAGTTCTTCGCCGGTGGAGCAGACTCACTCCGCGGCTATCCCGACGATCGCTTCTGGGGCAAGTATTTTGCGAACGCGACTGTCGAGTATCGACACCCCATCCAAAAAGCTTTCAATGCAATCCTTTTCGTCGACTACGGCAGCGTTTGGGGCGGATACGGTTCCGTGAACGACTTCACCCAAACCAAGCGCCCAGACTTCCAGTTGGGCTACGGAATTGGATTTAGCTTCCGATCTCCGCTTGGTCCCATTCGACTCGACTTTGGTTTCCGCCAGGGCGGAGGCAGCAGAACGCACTTCCAGATCGGAACGTCGTTCTAA
- a CDS encoding OmpH family outer membrane protein, translating to MRISFKDKAMQNSGFMKMGWVVAAAMGAVVLFSGFQDNTNKMGVVNLATVFNDSEFGKKRKIEGEALKQAREGLLEFLDTYRVMTIEQAQRIRELSLKPTVTAAEKAELERLKADVIAADKKAKEYSQKASLTPEERQLLIEYTNRSQQIIELANRWLRDFTQELQTWDDKTRTEGLDKTRVAIQQAAKQQGYSIVLDASIAPYAANDMTDAALKAMNANK from the coding sequence ATGAGAATAAGTTTCAAGGATAAAGCTATGCAGAACAGTGGATTTATGAAAATGGGCTGGGTTGTTGCCGCAGCGATGGGAGCCGTCGTGCTCTTCAGCGGTTTCCAGGACAACACAAACAAGATGGGGGTCGTAAACCTCGCCACCGTCTTCAACGACAGCGAGTTTGGCAAGAAGCGCAAGATCGAAGGCGAAGCCCTCAAGCAAGCCCGCGAGGGCCTTCTTGAGTTTCTCGACACGTATCGTGTGATGACCATCGAGCAGGCGCAGAGGATTCGCGAACTCAGCCTCAAGCCGACGGTCACTGCCGCCGAAAAGGCCGAGCTTGAGCGCTTAAAGGCTGACGTGATCGCTGCCGACAAGAAGGCAAAGGAATACAGCCAGAAGGCCAGCCTCACGCCTGAAGAGCGCCAACTGCTGATCGAATACACCAATCGCAGCCAGCAGATCATCGAGCTCGCAAACCGCTGGCTCCGCGACTTCACCCAAGAACTTCAAACGTGGGACGACAAGACCCGCACCGAAGGACTGGATAAGACCCGCGTCGCCATTCAGCAAGCCGCAAAGCAGCAGGGCTACTCGATCGTGCTCGATGCGAGCATCGCTCCTTATGCCGCAAACGACATGACGGATGCCGCGCTTAAAGCGATGAATGCGAACAAATAA